The nucleotide window AGCCACGGCAGCCGGCCCGACGAACGGCAAAACTTGAAGACCGGCACGCGGCCCTGTTCGGCGGTGCGCTCGCACAGGTTGCGCAAATAGGCCTGCAACGCGGGAAATTCCACATCCGGCACGCTCGCGAAGCGATCGAGACTGAAACTCCTGCGGTATCCGTTCACACCGCGGGCCCCTTCCTGCAGAAACGGGCGGTATTCGTCGAAATACGGCGCCTCGAGCGGCGGGTGCCCCGAAGTCAGCGTGGGGCGCGACGCGGACACGTCGGCCAGGCTCAGGTCCGCGAGCACATTGCTGAGCGGTTCATAGAAGGCGGTTACGCTGTCGAGTTCGCGCAGACGCGACCAGACCCACGTTCCCGCGCTACGCCAGCCCGTGTGCAGGAACACCGCCTGTTTCAAGGCGCTGCTGCGCGCGGCATCGTTTGACGGGTCATTCGACGACCCATTGGACAACGGCATGTGGACTTCTCTTCAAATGAAAGAAACGGGAAATCGACGCAAACGCATACTTTACCGACTCACGCTGCCGACCGCGCGACAGAAGCGTCACTTTACCTTGCAAACCCAAGCCGCATGGGTCGGCGCGCGCGCCAGAGTGAACTGGAACCGCGCAGCCAAACACTTTAAGCTGCCAGTCTTCCGAACTCAAACGTCGCTCACATGAACGATTCGGCCGATATCCGCTTCCTGTTGACGCTGCGCGAAAGCGGCAGCCTGATCGCCGCGGCGCGAAAGCTGGGCTTGTCGCCCTCGGCGGTCACGCAGCGCCTTCAGCAACTGGAAAAGAAACTGGGCACGCAACTGGTGAACCGCACGGCACGCCGCCTGCAATTCACCGAGGAAGGCACGCTGTTGTGCGAACGGGGCGCCGACCTCGTCCAGCAATTCGACGCGCTGTTCGAAGACCTGCAGACGCGTCGCGGCGGACTCGTCGGCACGCTGAAAATCAACGCGCCGCTGGGGTTCGGGCGGCGGCACCTCGCGCCCGCGATTGCCGATTTCCAGCAGCAGCATCCGGATATCGACGTCGCGCTTACGCTATCCGACAAGCCTTTGACCGAGACGATGGACCGCTTCGATATCGTCGTGCATATCGGCGAACTACCGGTGTCGAATCTGGTCGGCTACACAATTGCACCGAACGCGCGTTTCGTCTGCGCCGCGCCCGCATTGATCAAGCGAATCGGCACGCCGAATTCGCCGGAAGAGTTGAGCAAGCTGCCCTGCATCGTGCTGCGCGAGAACAACGAAGATGTCTCGCTGTGGCAGTTCAGCAAAGGCCGCACGCGCCGCAGCGTGCGCGTGTCTCCTCATTTGAGTTGCAACGACGGC belongs to Paraburkholderia sp. FT54 and includes:
- a CDS encoding LysR family transcriptional regulator, whose protein sequence is MNDSADIRFLLTLRESGSLIAAARKLGLSPSAVTQRLQQLEKKLGTQLVNRTARRLQFTEEGTLLCERGADLVQQFDALFEDLQTRRGGLVGTLKINAPLGFGRRHLAPAIADFQQQHPDIDVALTLSDKPLTETMDRFDIVVHIGELPVSNLVGYTIAPNARFVCAAPALIKRIGTPNSPEELSKLPCIVLRENNEDVSLWQFSKGRTRRSVRVSPHLSCNDGDVIRQWACEGRGVILRSEWDVADDLAKGKLIRLLPAWKTPEADVMALTHQRAGLPARTRHFMQYLQSRFKPQPPWRR